One Carassius gibelio isolate Cgi1373 ecotype wild population from Czech Republic chromosome A20, carGib1.2-hapl.c, whole genome shotgun sequence DNA segment encodes these proteins:
- the LOC127938116 gene encoding putative nuclease HARBI1, translating into MAHNLWFADNVMERAMRRERVFRDRSNLLEMYNNEDFISRFRLPKEVILSLTDELAEVLSPATSRSHSIPAVLQVCTALRFYATGSFLNTVGDTVGLSKASVSRVVYRVSRALSNKLPQFPNQMAELNKLKRGFFSIARFPNVVGAIDGTHVRIQAPPAHEHLFVNRKGYHSLNIQAVCDSDLRFLNCVARWPGSLHDSRILQNSQLCLAFEQGIIDGVLLGDSGYPLKPWLLTPFLNPTTLAQRNYNTAHCSTRNTVERAFGVLKRRFHCLHGELRMAPDRVCNIICATVVLHNIARDLRLPEPEGEDIRDDNLNELEDREDLEEQNGTGRYVRQMYVDRIFNV; encoded by the exons atggctcataattTGTGGTTTGCTGACAACGTTATGGAGAGAGCTATGAGAAGGGAAAGGGTTTTTAGGGACCGCAGTAACCTActggaaatgtataataatgagGACTTCATCAGTCGGTTTCGTTTGCCCAAAGAAGTTATACTGAGTCTGACAGATGAATTAGCTGAAGTACTGAGCCCTGCCACTTCAAGAAGCCACAGTATCCCAGCAGTGCTACAGGTTTGCACTGCTTTGAGATTTTATGCTACAGGAAGTTTTCTGAATACTGTTGGTGACACAGTGGGTCTCAGCAAAGCTTCTGTGTCACGGGTGGTATACAGGGTATCAAGGGCACTTTCAAATAAGCTCCCTCAGTTCCCAAACCAAATGGCTGAGCTGAACAAACTCAAAAGAGGGTTCTTCAGCATAGCAAGATTTCCCAATGTTGTTGGAGCAATTGATGGGACACATGTCAGAATCCAGGCTCCACCTGCTCATGAACATTTGTTTGTCAATAGAAAAGGATATCACAGCCTAAACATTCAGGCTGTTTGTGATTCTGATCTCCGGTTCCTCAACTGTGTGGCCCGCTGGCCTGGATCCCTTCATGACTCTCGAATTCTGCAAAATTCTCAACTCTGTCTAGCATTTGAGCAAGGCATTATCGATGGGGTCCTGTTGGGGGACTCGGGCTACCCTCTAAAACCTTGGCTCCTTACTCCCTTCCTGAATCCTACTACACTTGCACAGAGAAACTACAACACAGCACACTGTTCAACTCGTAACACTGTAGAGCGGGCATTTGGTGTACTGAAGAGGCGTTTTCATTGCCTACATGGGGAATTGCGAATGGCACCTGACAGAGTGTGTAACATCATCTGTGCGACTGTAGTGCTGCATAACATAGCGAG GGATCTCCGGCTACCTGAGCCTGAAGGTGAGGATATCAGAGATGACAATCTCAATGAACTGGAGGATAGAGAAGATTTAGAGGAGCAGAATGGAACTGGTCGATATGTGCGTCAGATGTACGTTGACAGGATTTTCAATGTCTGA
- the LOC127938118 gene encoding uncharacterized protein LOC127938118: MADRVSAFNRSVQFTPAENMCLLEEYNSYKDILLGKFSGGECSNKKKCLIWKKISATVNSINPTVERSVKDVQKRYKNMVQDAKKEIFKRKYPKTGGGPQEKLKDTTEMVMNIYGGQSPMFWGISGGRESGVCGAVNTDVTGGVPSATDSSTPPPHQEEEPDSQDENTVTLSLNWDRSEAVVEEPAERREGTGDEESESASASASASATATATAPGPMGCTTVFRGTTMSMVLDKQYRNLQLEERKLLLEIEVLQLQRDKLKLELHKQSLES; encoded by the exons atggcgGATCGAGTAAGCGCATTTAACCGGTCAGTTCAGTTTACCCCAGCAgaaaatatgtgtttgttggAGGAGTATAATAGTTACAAGGACATTTTACTAGGGAAATTTAGCGGAGGAGAATGTAGTAACaagaagaaatgtttaatttggaaaaaGATTTCCGCGACAGTAAACAGCATTAATCCGACCGTTGAGCGCAGCGTTAAAGACGTACAGAAAAGATATAAAAACATGGTGCAAGATGccaaaaaggaaatatttaagaGGAAATACCCAAAAACGGGAGGAGGACCCCAAGAGAAACTTAAAGACACCACTGAAATGGTGATGAATATATATGGTGGACAGTCGCCGATGTTCTGGGGGATAAGCGGAGGACGGGAAAGTGGAGTGTGTGGAGCCGTCAACACTGACGTAACCGGCGGAGTTCCCTCAGCCACTGACAGCAGCACCCCGCCGCCACATCAAGAGGAAGAGCCAGACAGTCAAGATGAGAATACAG tgaCCCTGTCTTTGAATTGGGACCGAAGCGAGGCAGTGGTGGAGGAGCCGGCTGAGAGACGTGAGGGGACAGGAGATGAAGAGTCTGAGTCAGcgtcagcatcagcatcagcatcagctaCAGCTACAGCTACAGCTCCTGGTCCCATGGGTTGCACAACGGTGTTCAGAGGAACAACCATGTCAATGGTGCTAGACAAACAATACAGGAATCTTCAACTGGAAGAGAGGAAATTGCTGCTAGAGATTGAAGTTTTACAGCTTCAGAGAGATAAATTAAAATTAGAGCTTCACAAACAGTCGCTGGAGTCCTGA